The candidate division KSB1 bacterium nucleotide sequence AGTTCGCTTACAAATAGAAAACGGCACGGACGGGATCGTACCCTGCGGTACCACGGGCGAATCCCCTGCGTTAAGCGAAGAAGAAAAAAACCGCGTTATCGAAATCGTCATCGAAGAAGCAAAAGGCAAGGCCCTTGTCATCGCGGGCACCGGCACCAACAACACTGAAAAGTCGGTCAAAGCAACAGCGCAAGCAAAAGAAATGGGAGCGGACGCCGCTTTGGTCATCACACCCTACTACAACAAACCGACTCAAGCCGGCCTCATCCGCCATTTTGAAGCCGTTGCTGAAGTGAACCTACCCATCATGATTTACAACGTGCCCGGAAGAACCAGCGTAAATATACTTCCCAGCACGATCGAAAAGCTTTCAAAATTAGACCAAATCGTCGCCATCAAAGAAGCCAGCGGTGATCTCAACCAGGTCTCTGAAATTCTAACTACGTGCAAAGATAACATCAAAGTTTTTTCCGGTGACGATTCTTTATTCGCACCCATTTTGGCTATTGGTGGCGTTGGGGTGGTTTCCGTAGTCGCTAACCTTGTCCCTCAATATTTGAAATCCCTTTACGAGGCTTTCAAGTCCAATGAAATTGTCAGAATGCAGCAATTGCACCATCAACTCTTCGAACTTTGTCAGGCGATGTTTTACGAAACAAACCCGGCGCCGGTCAAAACCGCTATGAACCTCATGGGCATGGATGTTGGCGAATTAAGACCGCCTTTAGCACCAATGGCCGAGACCAACAAAGAGAAACTCATTGAATCCCTCAAAGTTTACGGCCTGCTGAAATGACCCTTTTCGAGCTTACAAAAAAGCTGATTGACATTCCCTCGGTTACGGGCTCTGAAAGAGAAATTGTTCAATTCCTTTTCGGTGAGCTTGAAAGGCGGGGCTTCTCAGTCACCAAGCAATTAGTGGAGCCCGGACGCGAAAATATTCTCGCGACTACGGAAGTCAAGCCACAGGTGATTTTATGCACGCACCTCGACACAGTACCGCCGCACATTCCTCCTAAAGAGGATGAGCAGTACATTTACGGCCGCGGCGCCTGCGACGTCAAAGGGCTGATTGCGGCTATGCTCTTTGCTGGAGACAGGCTGCTTGAAATGAAAATAAGAGAGTTCGGTTTTTTGTTTGTGGTTGGAGAAGAAACCGACAGTATCGGCGCAAAAAAAGCAAATGAGATCTCTCCGCATCCGGACTTCCTTATAAACGGCGAGCCGACTGAAAATAAATTAGGCACAGGCCATAAAGGGATTATTAATTTGCAACTCTCAACTAAAGGGAAGGCGGCACACTCCTCATTTCCTGAAATGGGCGAGTCTGCGATTGAAAAGCTGCTGAATGCATTGCAAAGCATTCGAGAAATCGATTTTGGCAAAGATGAAATTTTAGGTAAATCGACTTTGAATATCGGAACCATCGAAGGGGGCACCGCTTTTAACGTCGTTCCGGATAAAGCGCAGGCAACTCTCTCTATTCGTAATTCAGTCGCCTCCGAAATGATTATTCAAAAAATTAATTCTGTTTTGAATGGAGCCGCAGAAGTTAAAGTTTTGACTCAATCAGAGCCGCAAAAACTCCACACCGTTCCTGGATTCGAAACAACGGTTCTGCCTTTTGGAACGGACATTCCGCATTTGCAGAATTTTGGCAAACCGCTGCTGATTGGTCCCGGCAGCGCCAAAGTGGCTCACGCGGACGACGAAAGAATTGAAAAGAATCAGTTGACCGAGGCGGTCGATATTTACGTGAATTTAGTAAAAAAACTTTTGGCTGAATAAGATGGCGAAATTAGCTTTAATCGGATTTGGTAAAATGGGACAGGAGATTGCCC carries:
- a CDS encoding 4-hydroxy-tetrahydrodipicolinate synthase, translating into MNLEGTFVALVTPFKNGKINEEKIRELVRLQIENGTDGIVPCGTTGESPALSEEEKNRVIEIVIEEAKGKALVIAGTGTNNTEKSVKATAQAKEMGADAALVITPYYNKPTQAGLIRHFEAVAEVNLPIMIYNVPGRTSVNILPSTIEKLSKLDQIVAIKEASGDLNQVSEILTTCKDNIKVFSGDDSLFAPILAIGGVGVVSVVANLVPQYLKSLYEAFKSNEIVRMQQLHHQLFELCQAMFYETNPAPVKTAMNLMGMDVGELRPPLAPMAETNKEKLIESLKVYGLLK
- a CDS encoding M20/M25/M40 family metallo-hydrolase; this encodes MTLFELTKKLIDIPSVTGSEREIVQFLFGELERRGFSVTKQLVEPGRENILATTEVKPQVILCTHLDTVPPHIPPKEDEQYIYGRGACDVKGLIAAMLFAGDRLLEMKIREFGFLFVVGEETDSIGAKKANEISPHPDFLINGEPTENKLGTGHKGIINLQLSTKGKAAHSSFPEMGESAIEKLLNALQSIREIDFGKDEILGKSTLNIGTIEGGTAFNVVPDKAQATLSIRNSVASEMIIQKINSVLNGAAEVKVLTQSEPQKLHTVPGFETTVLPFGTDIPHLQNFGKPLLIGPGSAKVAHADDERIEKNQLTEAVDIYVNLVKKLLAE